Proteins from a genomic interval of Acinonyx jubatus isolate Ajub_Pintada_27869175 chromosome B4, VMU_Ajub_asm_v1.0, whole genome shotgun sequence:
- the IDI1 gene encoding isopentenyl-diphosphate Delta-isomerase 1 isoform X1 yields MWRALARALMVGRPAPRGGSQVWGRSLREGSPAERAFPGSRCRRVAGQVRRTATMPEIDTDGLDEQQVQLLAEMCILIDENDNKIGADTKKNCHLNENIEKGLLHRAFSVFLFNTENKLLLQQRSDAKITFPGYFTNTCCSHPLSNPGELEENDAIGVRRAAQRRLKAELGIPMEEVPPEEINYLTRIHYKAQSDGIWGEHEIDYILFVKKNVTLNPDPNEIKSYCYVTKEELKELLKKAASGEIKITPWFQIVAEAFLFKWWDNLNHLSQFFDHDKIHRM; encoded by the exons ATGTGGCGTGCCCTGGCGCGAGCGCTGATGGTTGGGCGCCCGGCGCCGAGGGGCGGGTCCCAAGTCTGGGGGCGGAGCCTGCGGGAGGGGAGCCCGGCCGAGCGAGCTTTCCCCGGCAGCCGGTGTCGGAG GGTCGCGGGCCAGGTCCGACGGACCGCCACCATGCCCGAGATAGACACCGACGGCCTGGACGAGCAGCAGGTGCAGCTGCTGGCGGAGATGTGCATCCTCATCGATGAGAATGACAATAAGATTGGGGCCGACACCAAGAAGAACTGTCACCTGAATGAGAACATAGAGAAAG GATTATTGCATCGAGCTTTTAGTGTCTTCTTGTTCAACACTGAAAATAAGCTTCTGCTACAACAAAGATCAGATGCTAAAATCACCTTTCCAG GTTATTTTACCAATACTTGTTGTAGTCATCCATTAAGTAATCCAGGAGAGCTCGAAGAAAATGATGCAATTGGAGTAAGGCGAGCAGCACAGAGGCGTTTAAAGGCTGAATTAGGGATCCCCATGGAAGAG GTTCCTCCAGAAGAAATTAATTATCTAACACGAATTCACTACAAGGCTCAATCAGATGGTATCTGGGGGGAACATGAAATTGATTACATTTTGTTTGTGAAGAAGAATGTAACTTTGAATCCAGATCCCAATGAGATTAAGAGCTATTGTTATGTGACAAAGGAAGAGCTAAAAGAACTTCTGAAAAAAGCAGCCAGTGGTGAAATTAAGATAACTCCATGGTTTCAAATTGTTGCGGAGGCTTTCCTCTTTAAGTGGTGGGATAACTTAAATCATTTGAGTCAGTTTTTTGACCATGACAAAATACACCGAATGTGA
- the IDI1 gene encoding isopentenyl-diphosphate Delta-isomerase 1 isoform X2, translating to MPEIDTDGLDEQQVQLLAEMCILIDENDNKIGADTKKNCHLNENIEKGLLHRAFSVFLFNTENKLLLQQRSDAKITFPGYFTNTCCSHPLSNPGELEENDAIGVRRAAQRRLKAELGIPMEEVPPEEINYLTRIHYKAQSDGIWGEHEIDYILFVKKNVTLNPDPNEIKSYCYVTKEELKELLKKAASGEIKITPWFQIVAEAFLFKWWDNLNHLSQFFDHDKIHRM from the exons ATGCCCGAGATAGACACCGACGGCCTGGACGAGCAGCAGGTGCAGCTGCTGGCGGAGATGTGCATCCTCATCGATGAGAATGACAATAAGATTGGGGCCGACACCAAGAAGAACTGTCACCTGAATGAGAACATAGAGAAAG GATTATTGCATCGAGCTTTTAGTGTCTTCTTGTTCAACACTGAAAATAAGCTTCTGCTACAACAAAGATCAGATGCTAAAATCACCTTTCCAG GTTATTTTACCAATACTTGTTGTAGTCATCCATTAAGTAATCCAGGAGAGCTCGAAGAAAATGATGCAATTGGAGTAAGGCGAGCAGCACAGAGGCGTTTAAAGGCTGAATTAGGGATCCCCATGGAAGAG GTTCCTCCAGAAGAAATTAATTATCTAACACGAATTCACTACAAGGCTCAATCAGATGGTATCTGGGGGGAACATGAAATTGATTACATTTTGTTTGTGAAGAAGAATGTAACTTTGAATCCAGATCCCAATGAGATTAAGAGCTATTGTTATGTGACAAAGGAAGAGCTAAAAGAACTTCTGAAAAAAGCAGCCAGTGGTGAAATTAAGATAACTCCATGGTTTCAAATTGTTGCGGAGGCTTTCCTCTTTAAGTGGTGGGATAACTTAAATCATTTGAGTCAGTTTTTTGACCATGACAAAATACACCGAATGTGA